A window of the Lactuca sativa cultivar Salinas chromosome 5, Lsat_Salinas_v11, whole genome shotgun sequence genome harbors these coding sequences:
- the LOC111885874 gene encoding uncharacterized protein LOC111885874 yields the protein MSASTSRAVISRLCSRFTSKIFNGKHPTTPLKSATSPPSNPSTKRISATSRLPVQLSSLLSMMPLHSAIASCRLTSALSVESQSWGLIPLGISMPL from the exons ATGTCTGCTTCGACGTCAAGAGCTGTTATTTCAAGGTTATGTTCTCGTTTTACCAGCAAGATATTCAACGGGAAGCACCCCACAACTCCATTAAAATCAGCCACTTCACCTCCTTCCAATCCTTCAACAAAACGCATTTCTGCTACTTCAAG ATTACCGGTGCAACTGAGCTCTTTGTTATCGATGATGCCTTTGCACTCTGCAATTGCTTCCTGCCGACTGACTTCGGCTCTTTCAGTTGAGTCTCAAAGCTGGGGTTTGATTCCACTAG GTATCTCGATGCCTTTATGA
- the LOC111885843 gene encoding TOM1-like protein 9, translating into MVNSMVERATSSMLIGPDWSMNTEICDICNHDPAQAKDVVKGIKKRLGSKNPKVQLLVLTLLETIMKNCGDFVHMHVAERDLLHEMVKIVKKKPDFHVKEKILILIDTWQEGFGGSRARYPQYYAAYHELLRLGAVFPQRTDRPAPAVTNPQTQSRSSFTNNPENGNEAGESSVEAEFPTLSLTELQNARGIMDVLAEMLTAIDPEKKEGLRQEVIVDLVEQCSTYKRRVVHLVNSTSDESLLCQGLALNDDLQRVLAKHEALVSGTPVPVEKSKPETSQALVPVDDLLIDTGDTKQSGSTTSNGLEADFLAITPVTTTTPPPATPATVNPPKFDLLSGDDFGSPTPENSLAIVPTGEPESTTTPPPQYNNALALVDMLSQNNMPAGQGQTYSSSPQLQQSQNFPPHQSLLYPNANTLPPQYEPQTTYNQGATSSWNGSGGPTSDGVGLPPPPWEAQSTDDNQSVAPQPQVGLQIQTNDQGMGMYMQQQQPITYPQQQQQQFQGQQQVMGLGMQQQFQPTGQMYPQQQQQQPQPPMYAANQMPYGYNTNNYGYGAANYGYQQQQNPQQFQFVDQRMSGLSVRDNSGYMNNTSTVYTGPSMANASYVHVPSGKPTKAEDKFFGDLVDFGKPNKPNKTTTS; encoded by the exons ATGGTGAATTCAATGGTGGAAAGAGCAACAAGCAGCATGCTTATTGGACCTGATTGGTCGATGAATACTGAAATCTGTGATATCTGCAATCATGATCCTGC GCAAGCTAAGGATGTTGTTAAAGGCATAAAAAAGCGTCTTGGAAGCAAGAATCCAAAAGTTCAACTTCTTGTATTAACA CTTTTGGAAACAATTATGAAGAACTGTGGGGATTTTGTCCATATGCATGTAGCTGAGAGAGATCTGCTTCATGAGATGGTGAAAATAGTAAAAAAGAAG CCTGATTTTCATGTAAAAGAGAAGATCTTAATTCTAATAGACACTTGGCAAGAAGGGTTTGGAGGATCAAGGGCAAGGTACCCACAATACTATGCAGCATATCATGAATTATTG CGCCTTGGAGCAGTTTTTCCACAGAGGACTGACAGACCAGCGCCAGCTGTCACAAACCCACAAACACAAAGTAGGTCTTCATTTACAAATAATCCAGAAAATGGAAATGAAGCAGGCGAGTCTTCTGTAGAGGCTGAGTTTCCAACCTTGAG CTTGACAGAACTGCAGAATGCACGTGGTATCATGGATGTCCTTGCAGAAATGCTGACTGCAATAGATCCAGAAAAGAAAGag GGACTAAGACAAGAGGTCATTGTAGACTTGGTGGAACAATGTAGTACATACAAGCGAAGAGTAGTACACCTTGTGAACTCAACATC GGATGAATCGCTTTTATGTCAAGGCTTAGCTTTGAATGATGACTTGCAGCGGGTCCTAGCCAAACATGAAGCACTTGTTTCAGGAACACCTGTCCCTGTAGAAAAGTCAAAGCCTGAAACTAGTCAAGCATTGGTCCCTGTGGATGATCTTCTTATTGATACAGGAGACACAAAGCAATCAGG GTCAACCACCAGCAACGGTTTAGAGGCGGATTTCCTTGCCATTACTCCGGTAACAACCACCACCCCACCGCCAGCAACTCCGGCGACGGTTAACCCCCCCAAGTTTGACCTTCTGAGTGGGGACGACTTTGGCTCACCAACTCCTGAAAACTCCCTAGCCATCGTACCCACGGGTGAACCTGAGTCAACCACCACCCCTCCACCTCAGTATAATAACGCCCTAGCCCTAGTGGACATGCTTTCACAGAATAACATGCCAGCTGGACAAGGACAAACATATTCTTCTTCACCTCAACTACAACAGTCCCAAAATTTTCCACCTCACCAATCATTACTTTACCCCAACGCAAATACTTTGCCACCACAATATGAGCCACAGACCACGTATAATCAAGGAGCTACTTCTTCCTGGAATG GGTCAGGTGGTCCAACAAGTGATGGAGTAGGACTACCACCACCTCCATGGGAAGCTCAATCAACGGATGATAACCAATCAGTAGCCCCTCAGCCTCAAGTGGGGCTACAAATACAAACAAACGATCAGGGAATGGGCATGTACATGCAGCAACAGCAGCCAATCACATatcctcaacaacaacaacagcaattTCAAGGACAACAGCAGGTAATGGGATTGGGCATGCAACAGCAATTTCAACCCACCGGTCAAATGTacccccaacaacaacaacaacaaccacaaccacccatGTATGCTGCTAACCAAATGCCATACGGTTACAACACCAACAACTACGGTTACGGTGCTGCTAACTATGGTTACCAGCAACAACAAAACCCGCAGCAGTTTCAGTTTGTTGACCAGAGAATGTCAGGGTTATCGGTTAGAGACAACAGTGGTTATATGAACAACACTAGTACGGTTTACACGGGTCCCTCCATGGCTAATGCGTCCTATGTCCATGTCCCATCTGGGAAGCCTACAAAGGCTGAAGATAAGTTTTTCGGAGACTTGGTTGATTTTGGGAAGCCTAATAAGCCTAACAAAACCACCACCAGCTGA